One part of the Bacteroidia bacterium genome encodes these proteins:
- a CDS encoding serine protease: MSPKAIFSYLKTFVFIALLLSYITDSYSQNSLDDKIVRISSEGMLGQEIGTGLLIGINQDTLFVLTALHVVHDRDNSYTHEAIQIGFFNPDLPLKKADLIHLDDVYDMAILAILLSEEELEVFSHESDGKYTVALAYVTKEYKDHNLTIIGHPGVRSWYLNQRNSIILPKLGEDDGIMTLSSEGIGPGFSGSPIWNECGQWIGLLYEDGSIEARAISSQTVVRKFPSSCFSYFSAASEKSCVANDSLQLKSLELISSHVNDYVSKLRDVGDFFSNNQDRIFYGKKATAQADYVIKEYGEAYARLNANRETILLNVRNAWPDERAESDVKLLLINLLDNFHKLEMVNANKLLIEISDYLDAPFGNRSKKKMLKTRLDELTGKIENHLDSVEKEQVRILASLDKK; the protein is encoded by the coding sequence ATGAGCCCTAAAGCAATATTTTCATATCTGAAGACATTCGTTTTCATTGCATTGTTGCTTTCCTATATAACAGATTCTTATTCTCAGAATTCTTTGGATGATAAAATCGTACGTATCAGCTCAGAAGGAATGCTGGGCCAGGAGATCGGGACTGGATTGTTGATAGGAATCAATCAGGATACCTTATTTGTTCTGACAGCTCTGCACGTGGTTCATGATCGGGATAACTCTTATACCCATGAAGCTATTCAGATAGGTTTTTTTAATCCTGATTTACCCCTTAAAAAAGCTGATCTTATACATCTTGATGATGTGTATGATATGGCAATTCTGGCGATTCTTCTGTCCGAAGAAGAATTGGAGGTATTTAGCCATGAATCCGATGGAAAATATACTGTTGCACTGGCTTATGTTACTAAAGAATACAAGGATCATAATTTAACCATTATTGGTCATCCGGGAGTTAGGAGTTGGTATTTGAATCAACGGAACTCAATCATCCTGCCGAAATTGGGGGAAGATGATGGAATCATGACTCTTAGTAGCGAGGGAATAGGGCCAGGATTTTCTGGTTCTCCAATTTGGAATGAATGTGGGCAATGGATTGGATTACTCTATGAAGATGGGAGCATTGAAGCGCGAGCGATTTCTTCCCAAACGGTAGTAAGAAAATTTCCCTCTTCCTGCTTTTCATATTTCTCTGCAGCATCCGAAAAATCATGTGTGGCCAATGATTCCCTGCAGCTAAAGTCTTTGGAACTTATCAGTAGTCATGTGAATGATTATGTGAGCAAACTGAGGGATGTAGGAGACTTCTTCTCAAATAACCAGGATCGAATTTTTTATGGAAAAAAAGCAACTGCACAAGCAGATTATGTCATCAAAGAATATGGCGAAGCTTATGCACGCCTAAATGCCAATAGAGAAACTATTTTGTTGAATGTGAGAAATGCATGGCCTGACGAACGAGCTGAGTCAGATGTGAAATTGCTCTTAATAAATCTACTGGATAATTTTCATAAGCTGGAGATGGTGAATGCAAACAAATTGCTTATTGAAATAAGCGATTATCTGGATGCGCCTTTTGGAAATAGATCTAAGAAAAAAATGCTTAAAACACGCTTGGATGAATTGACTGGAAAGATTGAAAACCATCTGGATTCTGTTGAGAAAGAACAAGTGCGAATTTTGGCAAGCCTAGATAAAAAATAA
- a CDS encoding T9SS type A sorting domain-containing protein, translated as MKCLMTIGLLAVFLINNSFAQNSNDLCSNAILIDSIQNRQSVSIAFNSTTQSLIASCEDSSNVNWDLWYSFVMPFDGQIRLTGLSTVNKTSLYESCGGQELSCMAANGFIKGLIGGNTYLLRYGTASQFSGNNTLFIQAFRPPSNDECSAAIAIADISQKQNIQVDNRGASESLEIGCDPANQDNFDIWYRFDMPYDGNVKVSGSSGSHKLALFDACGGNEISCFSSTGFFLDLNANQTYFLRFASNSSSAGTSNLSLQAFAPPPNDSCSGAISLGDLSSPINLDLDNRGASESLNASCESSRFEYLDLWYEFEMPFDGNVKITGVFGVNRLTLYDGCGGNELACNTGLSFWQGLDSGQVYLIRYSSLRSQAINDQINILAAPTASNDECTNATFIDSLELGITISLDTRSASESLDASCETASEENLDLWYEFVMPFFGNIKITGVFGVNRLALFDACGGNELECSQSGAFFENLTSGQRYLLRYSAISQQSNFDQITLQAVPTGLNDECIDAFLIPDIDQEQIISLDTRAASESLDSSCETDTDENLDLWYRFTMPFDGLLKVSGVFGVNKLALFDSCGGNEVACFAGNGVFYNLSSGQVYFLRYATTRQMANVDDFFVQAFINLPHDLCENAIEIERPDSAQYILTDTREASQSLISSCEDSSFSQQDLWYRFSMPFDGKVFIRDGNNAHNFSLWDSCGGNEISCFSGFGEFSGLADSTEYWLRYASPFGNATLDSFEVEAVMSVGLGEGQEDFFKLYPNPADDMIIISWASQGFSEGLLTIYDSQGRKVWMSKKISLNPARIQKEIQLNGWKSGIYYLHLYTPDYIKTSIFIKKD; from the coding sequence ATGAAATGCCTGATGACTATAGGGCTGCTGGCTGTATTTTTGATAAATAACAGCTTCGCCCAAAACTCCAATGACCTTTGCAGCAATGCCATTCTCATCGATTCTATTCAAAATCGACAAAGTGTTTCCATTGCTTTTAACAGTACCACCCAAAGTCTTATAGCTTCTTGTGAAGACTCAAGCAATGTCAATTGGGACCTTTGGTACAGCTTTGTTATGCCCTTTGACGGCCAGATCAGGCTCACGGGTTTATCAACAGTCAATAAAACTTCTTTATATGAAAGTTGCGGTGGCCAGGAATTGAGCTGTATGGCTGCTAATGGATTTATAAAAGGCCTAATTGGAGGAAATACCTATTTGCTGAGGTATGGAACTGCATCTCAGTTTAGTGGAAATAATACCCTTTTTATTCAGGCTTTTCGCCCTCCTTCCAATGACGAGTGTTCAGCTGCAATCGCCATAGCCGATATCTCTCAAAAACAGAATATTCAGGTTGATAATCGGGGCGCATCTGAAAGCCTGGAAATTGGCTGCGATCCTGCTAATCAGGACAATTTTGATATTTGGTATCGCTTTGACATGCCTTACGATGGGAATGTGAAAGTATCGGGTTCATCAGGTAGCCATAAACTAGCCCTCTTTGATGCTTGTGGGGGGAATGAAATCAGCTGTTTTTCCAGTACAGGTTTCTTTCTGGATCTCAACGCAAATCAGACCTATTTCCTGAGATTCGCTTCAAATAGTAGCAGCGCCGGAACGAGCAATTTAAGTTTACAGGCCTTTGCCCCTCCGCCCAATGATTCTTGTTCGGGAGCGATTTCTTTGGGCGATCTTAGTTCTCCCATCAATCTGGATTTGGACAACCGGGGTGCCAGTGAAAGCTTAAATGCCTCTTGTGAATCTTCCCGATTTGAATACCTTGATCTTTGGTATGAATTTGAAATGCCTTTTGATGGAAATGTTAAAATTACTGGAGTCTTTGGAGTAAACCGACTTACGCTTTATGATGGATGCGGCGGGAATGAACTGGCTTGCAATACGGGACTCTCCTTTTGGCAAGGCCTTGATTCAGGACAAGTATATCTCATTCGTTATTCTTCCCTTAGAAGCCAGGCAATCAATGACCAGATAAATATTCTAGCCGCACCTACAGCAAGCAACGATGAATGCACAAACGCCACTTTTATAGACAGCCTGGAACTGGGAATAACGATCTCACTAGATACACGCTCTGCAAGCGAAAGCCTAGATGCATCTTGTGAAACTGCTTCTGAAGAGAACCTCGATCTTTGGTATGAATTTGTGATGCCTTTCTTTGGAAACATAAAAATCACTGGAGTTTTTGGGGTAAACAGGCTTGCTCTATTCGATGCTTGCGGAGGAAATGAACTGGAGTGCTCTCAATCAGGAGCTTTCTTTGAAAACCTGACTTCGGGCCAGCGCTATCTCTTGCGTTATTCAGCCATTTCTCAGCAATCCAATTTCGACCAAATTACCCTTCAAGCCGTACCAACTGGTCTCAATGATGAATGCATAGATGCTTTTTTGATTCCGGATATTGATCAGGAACAAATCATTTCTCTGGATACCCGAGCGGCTAGTGAAAGCCTGGACAGTTCTTGTGAAACGGATACAGATGAAAACCTGGACCTTTGGTATCGCTTTACTATGCCTTTTGATGGCTTGCTTAAAGTGAGTGGAGTTTTTGGCGTAAATAAGCTGGCTCTTTTTGATAGCTGTGGGGGAAATGAAGTCGCGTGTTTTGCCGGCAATGGAGTCTTTTACAATCTCAGTTCTGGCCAGGTTTACTTCTTGCGATATGCTACTACTCGACAAATGGCCAATGTAGATGATTTTTTCGTACAGGCCTTTATCAATCTGCCTCATGATCTTTGTGAAAATGCAATAGAAATTGAGCGTCCTGATTCTGCCCAATACATCCTGACTGATACAAGAGAGGCTTCACAAAGTCTAATTTCCTCTTGCGAAGATTCAAGCTTCAGTCAGCAAGATTTATGGTATCGATTTAGTATGCCTTTCGATGGCAAAGTCTTTATTCGAGACGGAAATAATGCACATAACTTCTCGCTTTGGGATAGCTGTGGAGGAAATGAAATCAGCTGCTTTTCTGGCTTTGGAGAATTTAGTGGGTTAGCGGATAGTACCGAATATTGGCTGCGTTATGCTTCCCCTTTTGGCAATGCGACTTTGGATTCTTTTGAAGTGGAAGCAGTGATGAGTGTGGGACTAGGGGAAGGACAAGAGGATTTCTTTAAGCTTTATCCGAATCCTGCAGATGACATGATTATTATTAGCTGGGCTTCCCAGGGTTTTTCGGAAGGCCTTCTTACAATTTATGATTCACAAGGCAGAAAAGTATGGATGTCCAAGAAAATTTCTCTGAATCCGGCTAGGATTCAAAAAGAGATTCAACTTAATGGGTGGAAATCTGGGATCTATTATCTACATCTCTATACTCCCGACTACATCAAAACTTCGATCTTTATTAAAAAGGATTGA
- a CDS encoding CHAT domain-containing protein: MSSQTPAMNAPSGKPILLLAFANAAQNPLKIHQEKIALVKALVTKLREEDLKEEDIKNEYTTDLCEIVILPEASIDSIIDSFEDKKYKDKHGKSRIAVFHYAGHAGDDALLLESKQGGGDNRRAYSQGLISLFKEQSKQGMLKFVFLNGCSSQRITEGFLEVGVPAVLGTTKSIQDSMAKDLSERFYKGLGQGNSILRSWNIAEAQIRSYFKDDINSSYRPVIFNRESELPDQFPWQIRFGKGADHQGLKGWNLPEASQNPLHNLPLPNKYYANLPSSPYTGLNYFREKDAAIFFGRGAEIRNLHNTIMEDNRVILMHGKSGVGKSSLLFAGLIPRMKHYYPIYFRRNQEKGLLQSLMDAILEQLPDADEKVAKGSEQSNEMKSVLENIEALDQRFNLSGEEESAGPLDGMFQGFGKSLDMEKEGIREMLEWEEALELGKKILENWSQLEKLTQKPVLLIIDQVEEIFTRPTAGSSNFIEEAELDLFLEATKQFISLEEQGIDGKVIFSFRKEYFSDIREIFNEKHIPFVDFHLNTLEKKGIVGAIKGVQTNPSLKKHYKIEYEEELPDKIALDILADSDASVAPMLQIIMRKLWDQYAANPKPDLRELLLIKDEFYQSGISTTMEDFFHSQVEIFKRKGFVDLVENGWLYEVLNLHTTRLGTATSYQSYLLEDLFCQDHDEIVKALLELQRCFLLVGLEVQSGNNHVTLLAHDTLAPIVRRVNEESDYPGQRARRILYGKMRNIQYWFPAERREELEGLKMLKDVFFEKNRNYDLLRESIRKTIIKNEREFNDFWHSLLPFLKSDFEEKLPQIYLSEYEIQTIKAGEHGMRKRTFWENRLLEESERKIKEHKQEVQRAIGQSKYNLALAFEVQATRMVEEIELLNNHNSAFYEKAWLYGLHALNQEFPSHKSLPTTLSRIASSNLSAGPFRRLWKSPAFLKENRFWLREFSADCSSIAFKENSGEGFNYGKIDVKSGEIRTFLRPEDMGNWKWSAQKASCSLDLAKMAFIRIENDHRIQLVFMDTYSAEYLESFSIDINNPNDRFWLEKSLIILHHPELDLVIFGTTQEIFIKELNGPVIPIQSFDENGIGLEVKQLKFSRDGKILLLLDSEGQLYLYHLWNEDSRQIEYERILYPPYKLDLDFQEDIIIDGVEGTTKSTYKIKEAVISSRGKYIALQIGDPNDIQVNFLKLFSMERASSSQQKWEDHGSILELVFSPDDRYFAYRAEKEGDLDWVNVYELQDGISKFLVEIECKSEGGYIDKLGFHEDSQRLFTFSTLGELNIWRMGDGEEFNKFELGESPNRMALSRDSSTFITAGNEGIIIWDFFQQEKIGKLSLPDEKYKGSFIPAFALSDNGIAAAIFSAPSIFPSLSNNGSEHSAILQIWDTKKKEEDILLTCDLPEDSLHIGLHENGELLAADWKGSNIRLWHIPTKKWMNLDGPRGKKLLGVSFDPQSQKLAAAWDNGQIFIWDIPAIPQTGRWKKVRKRRKIQIAHKQILDLFFDGNILIVLTPEQLIHMDLVSGAKEKFPYKVRQSSGMHLCKNKRFLIFSTCFDNTPEIIFYDLKAQRILTRIELEGTKNRPLNFCIDSEEKYLLTSDVEQPYATIFNLEFLIEYLTHARESDLFQRIYKNSFHHLPYEFENIELHEIEIEGDENRQIAEKNVLPVEMNPWAYLNRSLEE, from the coding sequence ATGAGTTCCCAAACCCCGGCAATGAATGCACCCTCTGGAAAGCCAATACTTTTGTTGGCCTTTGCAAATGCGGCCCAAAACCCTTTGAAGATCCATCAGGAAAAAATAGCGCTTGTTAAGGCTCTTGTAACTAAACTCCGTGAAGAAGACTTGAAGGAAGAAGATATAAAGAATGAATATACAACGGATTTATGTGAAATAGTGATCCTGCCAGAAGCAAGTATCGATTCAATCATCGATTCCTTTGAGGATAAAAAATACAAGGATAAACATGGCAAGAGCCGGATAGCTGTTTTTCATTATGCAGGTCATGCGGGCGATGATGCATTATTGCTGGAATCTAAACAAGGAGGTGGAGATAACAGACGTGCTTATTCGCAAGGATTGATTTCTCTTTTCAAAGAACAAAGCAAACAAGGCATGCTTAAGTTTGTATTCCTCAATGGATGTTCTTCCCAGAGAATCACGGAAGGTTTTTTAGAGGTAGGAGTTCCTGCGGTTCTCGGTACAACCAAATCCATACAGGATTCCATGGCCAAGGATTTATCCGAGCGATTTTATAAGGGCCTGGGACAAGGGAATTCGATACTTCGATCCTGGAATATAGCGGAGGCACAGATTCGATCATATTTCAAGGATGATATCAATTCCAGTTATCGCCCAGTAATTTTTAATCGGGAAAGCGAATTGCCTGATCAATTCCCCTGGCAAATTAGATTTGGAAAAGGGGCTGATCATCAGGGACTCAAAGGCTGGAATTTACCAGAAGCTTCCCAAAACCCTTTACACAATTTACCCCTTCCCAATAAATACTATGCGAACCTGCCTTCCAGCCCTTATACAGGCTTGAATTATTTCCGGGAGAAGGATGCAGCTATATTTTTCGGAAGAGGAGCAGAGATCAGAAACCTGCATAATACCATCATGGAAGACAATCGGGTTATTCTGATGCACGGAAAATCCGGGGTAGGTAAGTCCTCACTCCTTTTCGCTGGATTGATCCCTCGCATGAAACATTATTATCCGATTTATTTCAGACGAAACCAGGAAAAAGGCTTGCTTCAAAGTCTCATGGATGCCATCCTCGAGCAACTTCCGGATGCGGATGAAAAAGTTGCAAAAGGGTCTGAGCAGAGTAATGAGATGAAATCTGTATTGGAAAATATTGAAGCTTTAGATCAGAGATTTAATCTATCTGGAGAAGAGGAAAGTGCCGGACCCCTGGATGGAATGTTTCAGGGATTTGGAAAATCGTTGGATATGGAAAAAGAGGGCATAAGGGAGATGCTGGAATGGGAAGAAGCTTTAGAGCTTGGAAAAAAGATTTTAGAAAACTGGAGTCAGCTCGAAAAATTAACCCAAAAACCTGTCTTACTTATTATAGATCAGGTCGAAGAAATTTTCACTCGTCCCACCGCAGGCAGCTCTAACTTTATTGAGGAAGCAGAACTGGATTTATTTCTTGAAGCTACTAAGCAATTCATTTCTCTTGAGGAGCAGGGGATAGACGGAAAAGTAATCTTTTCATTTCGAAAAGAATATTTCAGTGATATCCGCGAAATCTTTAATGAAAAACATATCCCCTTTGTGGATTTTCATTTAAATACCCTGGAAAAGAAAGGTATCGTCGGAGCAATTAAAGGAGTTCAAACTAACCCGAGCCTAAAGAAACATTACAAAATTGAATATGAAGAAGAACTTCCCGACAAAATAGCCCTTGATATCCTGGCGGATTCGGATGCCAGTGTGGCTCCAATGCTACAAATAATCATGCGGAAACTTTGGGATCAATATGCCGCAAATCCAAAACCTGACCTTAGAGAATTACTTCTCATTAAGGATGAGTTCTACCAAAGCGGGATAAGCACTACGATGGAAGATTTTTTCCATTCACAGGTAGAAATATTTAAAAGAAAAGGCTTTGTTGATTTGGTGGAAAATGGATGGCTTTACGAGGTTCTTAACTTACATACAACCCGACTGGGAACAGCGACCAGTTATCAAAGTTATCTCTTAGAAGACCTCTTTTGCCAGGACCATGATGAAATCGTTAAAGCCCTTCTTGAGTTACAAAGATGCTTCCTCCTTGTCGGCCTGGAAGTTCAGTCCGGCAACAATCATGTAACCCTTTTGGCTCATGATACCTTGGCACCTATTGTTAGGAGAGTAAATGAGGAATCTGACTATCCTGGCCAAAGAGCAAGAAGAATCCTCTACGGAAAAATGAGGAATATTCAATATTGGTTCCCAGCTGAAAGGAGAGAAGAATTAGAGGGATTGAAAATGCTAAAAGATGTCTTTTTTGAGAAAAACAGGAATTATGACCTCTTAAGAGAAAGTATTCGGAAAACTATAATTAAGAACGAACGAGAATTCAATGACTTCTGGCATAGTCTTTTACCTTTTCTCAAATCTGATTTCGAAGAGAAACTTCCCCAAATTTACCTGAGTGAATATGAGATCCAAACCATCAAGGCTGGGGAGCATGGGATGAGGAAAAGGACCTTTTGGGAAAATCGATTGCTGGAGGAAAGCGAAAGAAAAATCAAAGAACACAAGCAAGAAGTTCAACGTGCTATAGGCCAAAGCAAATACAACCTTGCCCTGGCATTTGAGGTTCAGGCTACTCGGATGGTAGAGGAAATAGAATTGCTTAATAATCATAATTCTGCTTTTTATGAAAAAGCCTGGCTATATGGATTACATGCTTTAAATCAGGAATTTCCTTCTCATAAATCCCTTCCTACTACACTTTCGAGAATTGCTTCCTCAAATTTAAGCGCTGGTCCGTTTCGAAGACTTTGGAAATCGCCAGCTTTTCTCAAAGAGAATAGATTTTGGTTGAGAGAATTCTCTGCGGACTGTTCTTCTATTGCCTTTAAAGAGAATAGTGGAGAGGGATTTAATTATGGAAAAATTGATGTAAAGAGTGGAGAAATCCGAACCTTTTTGAGGCCAGAGGATATGGGTAACTGGAAATGGAGTGCTCAGAAAGCCTCCTGTTCATTGGACCTGGCGAAGATGGCATTTATCAGAATTGAAAATGATCATAGAATCCAACTGGTTTTTATGGACACATATTCTGCAGAGTATCTGGAAAGCTTCTCGATCGACATCAACAATCCAAATGATCGATTTTGGCTGGAAAAGAGTCTGATCATTCTTCATCACCCGGAACTGGATCTGGTCATTTTTGGGACTACTCAAGAAATATTTATCAAGGAACTTAATGGACCTGTAATACCGATTCAAAGTTTTGATGAAAATGGTATAGGCCTGGAAGTTAAACAACTTAAGTTCTCTCGGGATGGAAAAATACTACTCTTGCTGGATTCAGAAGGACAATTGTATTTGTACCACTTATGGAATGAAGATAGCAGACAAATAGAATATGAACGGATTCTCTATCCTCCGTATAAACTTGATCTGGACTTTCAGGAAGATATTATCATTGACGGAGTAGAGGGAACTACCAAATCTACGTATAAAATAAAAGAGGCAGTTATCAGCAGTAGGGGGAAGTACATAGCTCTCCAAATTGGAGATCCAAATGATATTCAGGTAAATTTCTTGAAGTTATTTTCTATGGAAAGGGCAAGTTCTAGTCAACAAAAATGGGAGGACCATGGGAGCATTTTAGAACTTGTGTTTTCACCTGATGATCGATATTTCGCTTATCGGGCAGAAAAAGAAGGAGATTTGGACTGGGTAAATGTATATGAATTGCAGGATGGCATTTCTAAATTTCTGGTAGAAATCGAGTGCAAATCAGAAGGTGGCTACATTGATAAACTTGGATTTCATGAAGATAGCCAGCGTTTGTTTACCTTTTCCACTTTAGGAGAATTGAATATTTGGAGGATGGGTGATGGGGAGGAATTTAACAAATTTGAACTGGGAGAAAGTCCGAATCGCATGGCATTGTCCAGGGATAGTTCGACTTTCATTACAGCTGGTAACGAAGGAATCATCATCTGGGACTTCTTTCAGCAAGAAAAAATAGGGAAACTTAGCCTTCCCGATGAGAAATATAAAGGGAGTTTTATTCCTGCATTTGCATTGTCGGATAATGGGATAGCTGCAGCAATATTTAGTGCTCCTTCAATATTTCCTTCCTTATCTAATAATGGAAGTGAGCATTCAGCAATTTTACAGATTTGGGATACAAAAAAGAAGGAGGAAGATATCCTGTTAACATGTGACTTGCCAGAGGACTCCCTCCATATAGGCCTGCATGAAAATGGTGAATTGCTGGCTGCAGATTGGAAAGGAAGCAACATTCGGCTATGGCATATCCCAACAAAAAAATGGATGAACCTGGATGGGCCTCGAGGGAAAAAATTACTGGGAGTAAGTTTCGACCCTCAAAGCCAAAAACTTGCTGCCGCCTGGGATAATGGCCAGATTTTTATCTGGGATATACCCGCTATTCCCCAGACTGGGCGATGGAAAAAAGTACGGAAAAGGCGAAAGATCCAAATTGCCCATAAACAAATTTTAGATCTCTTTTTTGACGGAAATATTTTAATTGTTCTTACACCTGAGCAGCTGATACACATGGATTTAGTCTCAGGAGCAAAAGAAAAATTTCCCTATAAAGTCAGGCAATCATCGGGCATGCACCTTTGCAAGAATAAAAGATTTCTGATTTTTTCCACTTGTTTTGATAACACACCCGAAATCATTTTTTATGATTTGAAAGCTCAACGAATTCTTACAAGAATTGAATTGGAAGGGACAAAAAATCGTCCCCTCAATTTTTGCATAGATTCAGAGGAAAAGTATTTGCTGACTTCAGATGTCGAACAACCTTATGCCACCATTTTTAATCTTGAATTCCTGATCGAATATTTGACGCATGCCAGAGAGAGCGATTTATTCCAGAGAATCTACAAGAATTCCTTCCATCACCTTCCCTATGAATTTGAAAACATTGAATTGCATGAAATAGAGATTGAAGGAGATGAAAATAGACAGATTGCTGAAAAAAATGTCCTTCCAGTAGAAATGAATCCCTGGGCGTATTTGAATAGGTCCCTGGAAGAATAA